One window of Quercus robur chromosome 5, dhQueRobu3.1, whole genome shotgun sequence genomic DNA carries:
- the LOC126725481 gene encoding mitochondrial arginine transporter BAC2-like, with product MNFWPEFLASSWGREFVAGGFGGIGGVITGYPLDTIRIWQQQSSKASSAFSILRNVVATEGPAALYKGMAAPLASVTFQNAIVFQIYAVLSQALDSSVSATDPPSYKGVALGGFGTGAFQSLILTPVELVKIRLQLQNNSYTKLHQSDPYKGPVSVATSIFKTEGIKGMYRGLTITLLRDAPSHGFYFYTYEYLREQLHPGCRKSGQESLNTMLVAGGLAGVASWVSCYPLDVVKTRLQAQSLSSPQKYTGIVDCFGRIVKDEGYHMLWRGLGTTVARAFVVNGAIFSSYEIALRCLFNNRSIQK from the exons ATGAATTTCTGGCCAGAGTTTCTTGCAAGCAGTTGGGGTAGAGAATTTGTGGCTGGAGGCTTTGGAGGTATTGGTGGTGTAATCACTGGTTATCCGCTTGACACCATCCGTATCTGGCAACAACAGTCGTCGAAGGCCAGTTCTGCCTTTAGCATCCTTCGCAATGTTGTGGCCACGGAAGGGCCTGCTGCCCTCTACAAAGGCATGGCTGCACCATTGGCTTCTGTCACCTTTCAG AATGCCATAGTTTTCCAGATCTATGCTGTCCTCTCTCAAGCACTTGACTCATCTGTTTCAGCAACAGATCCTCCTTCCTACAAAGGTGTTGCTCTAGGAGGATTTGGTACTGGTGCTTTTCAGAGCCTAATTCTCACCCCAGTAGAACTAGTAAAAATCCGCCTTCAATTGCAGAACAATAGCTACACAAAACTACATCAGTCAGATCCTTACAAAGGACCAGTAAGTGTTGCCACAAGCATATTCAAAACAGAAGGTATAAAGGGGATGTACCGAGGTTTAACCATAACCTTGCTAAGGGATGCTCCTTCTCACGGTTTCTACTTCTACACATATGAGTATTTGAGGGAGCAGCTTCACCCTGGCTGCAGAAAGAGTGGCCAAGAAAGCCTCAACACAATGTTGGTTGCAGGAGGTCTAGCAGGAGTTGCCAGTTGGGTTTCATGCTACCCCTTAGATGTTGTAAAGACCAGACTACAGGCTCAATCACTCTCATCTCCACAGAAATACACTGGCATTGTTGATTGCTTTGGCAGGATTGTAAAAGATGAAGGATACCACATGCTTTGGCGAGGATTAGGAACTACAGTTGCTCGGGCATTTGTGGTGAATGGGGCTATATTCTCTTCTTATGAGATAGCTCTGAGATGCCTGTTCAACAATAGAAGCATTCAAAAGTAG
- the LOC126725480 gene encoding mitochondrial arginine transporter BAC2-like has protein sequence MDFWPEFLANSWGREFVAGGFGGIAGIISGYPLDTLRVRQQQSSKAGSAISILRNVMATEGPSALYRGMAAPLASVTFQNAMVFQIYAVLSRAFDSSVSAKDPPSYQGVALGGFGTGAVQSLILTPVELVKIRLQLQNNSYTKLHQADPYKGPVSVVKNIFKTEGLKGMYRGLTITLLRDAPAHGFYFYTYEYMREQLHPGCRKSGQESLNTMLVAGGLAGVASWVSCYPLDVVKTRLQAQSLSSLQQYTGIVDCFRRIVKDEGYHVLWRGLGTAVARAFVVNGAIFSSYEIALRCLFNNGSIQTENAI, from the exons ATGGATTTCTGGCCAGAGTTTCTTGCAAACAGTTGGGGTAGAGAATTTGTGGCTGGTGGCTTTGGAGGTATTGCTGGTATAATCTCTGGTTATCCGCTTGACACTCTCCGAGTCCGGCAACAGCAGTCTTCGAAAGCCGGTTCGGCCATCAGCATCCTGCGCAATGTGATGGCCACAGAAGGCCCTTCTGCTCTCTACAGAGGCATGGCTGCACCGTTAGCTTCTGTCACCTTTCAG AATGCCATGGTTTTCCAGATCTATGCTGTCCTCTCTCGAGCATTTGACTCATCTGTTTCAGCTAAGGATCCTCCTTCCTACCAAGGTGTTGCTCTAGGAGGATTTGGTACTGGTGCTGTTCAGAGCCTAATTCTCACTCCAGTAGAACTAGTAAAAATCCGGCTTCAATTGCAGAACAATAGCTACACAAAACTACATCAGGCAGATCCTTACAAAGGACCTGTGAGTGTTGTGAAAAACATATTCAAAACAGAAGGTTTAAAGGGAATGTACCGAGGTTTAACCATAACATTACTAAGGGATGCACCTGCTCATGGCTTCTACTTCTACACATATGAGTATATGAGGGAGCAGCTTCACCCTGGCTGTAGAAAGAGTGGCCAAGAAAGCCTCAACACAATGTTAGTAGCAGGAGGGCTAGCAGGAGTTGCCAGCTGGGTTTCCTGCTACCCCTTAGATGTTGTAAAGACCAGACTACAGGCACAATCACTCTCATCTCTACAGCAATATACTGGCATTGTTGATTGCTTCCGCAGGATTGTCAAAGACGAAGGATATCACGTGCTTTGGCGAGGATTAGGAACTGCTGTTGCTAGGGCGTTTGTGGTGAATGGGGCTATATTCTCTTCTTATGAGATAGCTCTGAGGTGCCTATTCAACAATGGAAGCATTCAAACGGAGAATGCAATTTAG